Proteins encoded together in one Musa acuminata AAA Group cultivar baxijiao chromosome BXJ3-6, Cavendish_Baxijiao_AAA, whole genome shotgun sequence window:
- the LOC135639854 gene encoding protein FEZ-like: MDERSHDMEKGDEVILPGFRFHPTDEELVSFYLKRKVQQRPLSIELIRQLDIYKYDPWDLPKLATTGEKEWYFYCPRDRKYRNSTRPNRVTGAGFWKATGTDRPIYSSEGSKCIGLKKSLVFYKGRAAKGIKTDWMMHEFRLPSLTDSSLFKRPLDKNIPANDSWAICRIFKKTNSVAQRALSHSWVSPQPEATEPDLFSISRAAHSIHFGSEMVSCITEAGSAPAIQVGCSSQQQHNTIISYPPLDFSCYRPIDLGHCRPPPSVQMPTNFTFSPAEMQLTSKCTMDVTSMLLNLSPAILGDVEKASHMDFLQQPQQCNEFAVDLPPLETNANFRHQVEEVPMKKMVNACGLNSNRWGGSRKSSVDFPFGLPTMFSDEWKPNLPLNSSSYPSEISTSYSTNKC, translated from the exons ATGGATGAGAGAAGTCACGATATGGAGAAGGGAGATGAGGTGATACTGCCGGGGTTTAGGTTTCATCCCACCGATGAAGAGCTGGTTAGCTTTTACCTGAAGAGGAAGGTGCAGCAGAGGCCTCTTTCCATCGAACTCATCAGGCAACTCGACATCTACAAGTATGATCCATGGGATCTTCCGA AGTTGGCCACGACGGGGGAGAAGGAATGGTACTTCTACTGCCCGAGGGACAGGAAGTACAGGAACAGCACGAGGCCTAATAGGGTTACAGGAGCAGGGTTTTGGAAGGCCACCGGCACCGACCGGCCTATCTACTCCTCGGAAGGATCCAAGTGCATTGGCCTCAAGAAGTCTCTCGTGTTCTACAAGGGCAGAGCCGCAAAGGGCATCAAGACGGACTGGATGATGCATGAGTTCAGGCTTCCCTCCCTCACCGATTCTTCTCTCTTCAAGCGACCCCTCGATAAGAACATTCCTGCAAAT GACTCATGGGCAATATGTAGGATCTTCAAGAAGACGAATTCGGTGGCGCAAAGAGCACTGTCTCACTCGTGGGTGTCTCCCCAACCTGAGGCCACTGAGCCCGACTTGTTCTCCATCTCACGAGCAGCACACAGCATCCACTTCGGCTCCGAGATGGTTTCGTGCATCACAGAAGCTGGGTCTGCTCCAGCAATACAAGTAGGTTGCAGCAGTCAGCAGCAGCACAACACCATCATCAGCTATCCTCCACTGGACTTCTCCTGCTACAGGCCGATCGATCTGGGGCACTGCAGACCACCTCCCAGCGTCCAGATGCCCACCAACTTCACGTTCTCTCCAGCCGAGATGCAACTGACTTCCAAGTGCACCATGGACGTGACATCCATGCTTCTCAACTTGTCGCCGGCGATCCTAGGCGACGTCGAGAAAGCCTCCCACATGGACTTCTTACAACAGCCGCAGCAGTGCAATGAGTTCGCGGTCGACTTGCCGCCGCTGGAGACAAACGCCAACTTCAGGCACCAAGTGGAGGAAGTGCCCATGAAGAAGATGGTGAACGCATGCGGTCTTAACAGCAACCGGTGGGGAGGCAGCCGGAAGAGTAGTGTGGACTTCCCCTTCGGCCTGCCAACAATGTTCTCTGATGAGTGGAAGCCAAACTTGCCATTGAATTCTTCATCCTACCCCAGCGAGATCTCCACAAGTTACTCCACAAACAAATGTTAA
- the LOC103986797 gene encoding transcription factor MYB94-like, whose protein sequence is MGRSPCCDKVGVKKGPWTPEEDLMLVSYIQQHGPGNWKAAPTQTGLMRCSKSCRLRWTNYLRPGIKRGNFTEQEEKLIVHLQALLGNRWAAIASYLPKRTDNDIKNHWNTHLKKKLRTAPDHLEANLNKDAFSIHQPVSKGQWEKKLQTDINVAKQALGEALSLKEPTSPSGFSSPVPSTTSYASSTENISRLLGEWMKNPPKKRTLGTEPATVADSNDHNNKTTVLAEKLNSLLSDIESSASMVSESEHLPLLETWLFDESLGQGNAALVEMPLDYTAELF, encoded by the exons ATGGGAAGGTCTCCTTGCTGTGATAAGGTAGGTGTGAAGAAGGGTCCTTGGACGCCAGAAGAGGACCTCATGCTGGTCTCCTACATCCAACAACATGGACCTGGCAACTGGAAGGCCGCTCCTACACAGACCG GTTTAATgagatgcagcaagagttgcaggCTTCGATGGACCAATTACCTCAGGCCGGGAATCAAGCGTGGCAACTTCACAGAGCAAGAGGAGAAGCTCATCGTCCACCTCCAAGCTCTCCTCGGAAACAG GTGGGCAGCCATAGCTTCCTATCTCCCGAAGAGGACAGACAATGACATCAAGAACCACTGGAACACTCATCTGAAGAAGAAGCTGAGGACGGCACCAGATCACCTCGAGGCTAATCTCAACAAAGATGCCTTCTCGATCCACCAACCCGTCTCCAAAGGCCAGTGGGAGAAGAAGCTCCAAACCGACATCAACGTGGCGAAGCAAGCCCTAGGCGAAGCCTTGTCCTTGAAGGAACCGACAAGTCCAAGTGGCTTCAGCTCGCCGGTGCCATCGACGACCTCTTACGCATCGAGCACAGAGAACATATCTCGATTGCTCGGGGAGTGGATGAAGAATCCACCCAAGAAAAGAACTCTAGGGACCGAGCCAGCCACCGTCGCCGACAGCAACGACCACAACAACAAGACGACGGTGTTAGCCGAGAAGCTTAATTCATTGCTCAGTGATATCGAGTCTTCAGCTTCGATGGTGTCGGAGAGCGAGCATCTCCCGTTGCTCGAGACTTGGCTCTTCGATGAAAGCCTTGGACAAGGGAATGCGGCGCTGGTCGAGATGCCATTAGATTACACGGCGGAGCTGTTTTAG